A part of Kitasatospora acidiphila genomic DNA contains:
- a CDS encoding DUF5047 domain-containing protein, which produces MTADLYYSQALVLSGLPIVDGSITVDRTSKTRRSGTVTIGDPKFFPTFANSPLAPYGAELNIKWGIAYPDGTTESVSLGWFRIEDVDQETAPGQSNGGLPIVQFFDRSQAVDVASFLDPIDRGGWAVKSLITNLIQNVVPYAGVSISSGLADGTVPGGVTFDGSRWDAVTACAGYLLADAYFDVSGNLAVVPVPSLSQSTPASAAVWTMDASTPAAIAAGASPTGVLVSAKRTVSRAGVYNAVSAYGATTGSAAPPTGYAADTDPRSPTYFGPSPNYGNPSTSSAFGAQLYRYQNNLLTTSAQCQAAAQTQLQNFLGLARSLSFTVCPNPALEAGDIIKVIYPDGRTELHLLDSFTIPLGPSAQFSGSTRTLTYQLSGGT; this is translated from the coding sequence GTGACGGCAGATCTCTACTACAGTCAGGCGCTAGTTCTCTCGGGCCTTCCCATCGTGGATGGATCCATCACGGTGGATAGGACAAGCAAGACTCGGAGATCTGGCACGGTGACAATTGGAGATCCGAAGTTCTTTCCAACCTTCGCCAATTCGCCTCTCGCGCCGTATGGCGCGGAGTTGAATATCAAATGGGGCATCGCCTATCCGGACGGAACGACCGAGAGTGTCAGCCTTGGCTGGTTCCGCATCGAGGATGTAGACCAGGAGACTGCCCCCGGGCAGTCCAATGGCGGGCTGCCCATCGTTCAGTTTTTTGACCGGTCTCAGGCCGTCGACGTCGCTTCCTTTCTGGATCCAATCGACCGTGGCGGATGGGCCGTCAAGAGTCTCATCACGAATCTGATTCAGAACGTCGTTCCGTATGCCGGAGTCAGCATTTCTTCAGGTCTGGCCGATGGAACTGTCCCCGGTGGAGTCACCTTTGATGGGTCCCGTTGGGATGCCGTCACGGCATGCGCCGGATACCTCTTGGCGGACGCCTATTTTGACGTCTCGGGCAATTTGGCCGTGGTGCCTGTTCCGAGTCTCTCTCAGTCAACTCCGGCCAGTGCTGCGGTATGGACGATGGATGCAAGTACGCCAGCAGCAATAGCTGCTGGCGCGAGTCCCACCGGCGTCCTGGTCAGCGCCAAGCGGACTGTTTCCCGCGCCGGCGTATACAACGCCGTTTCCGCCTACGGCGCGACGACAGGAAGCGCTGCACCGCCTACCGGTTATGCCGCGGACACGGATCCTCGAAGCCCCACTTACTTCGGACCTTCGCCGAACTATGGCAATCCGTCGACCAGTTCCGCATTCGGCGCTCAGCTCTACCGATATCAGAACAACCTACTGACTACATCGGCCCAGTGTCAGGCCGCAGCTCAAACCCAACTACAGAACTTCCTTGGCCTGGCTCGGTCCTTGTCCTTCACGGTGTGCCCCAATCCGGCTCTTGAGGCCGGAGACATCATCAAGGTGATCTATCCGGATGGGAGGACGGAGCTTCACTTGCTGGACTCGTTCACAATTCCTCTCGGGCCATCGGCCCAGTTCAGTGGCTCGACTCGAACTCTCACCTATCAACTGAGCGGAGGGACGTAA
- a CDS encoding tape measure protein, producing MAGGTTARSAGVAYIDLAVGDAQALIDGITRIVRQAASTAQEELSRGFDVSGNVGSFQALVDAAATASADAAQSITGALTGAAQESSTSIGDSITNAVSEAATAASESLVSTLGDAGRQAGEQMALNFEEATQNFQLTFFDEEDIARATEQARLAAERAADEFARVLSMQMSHDFDASNASLGSVFSSFQLQGLTNDVRGFTDALTGGLRFAATGISQLREDLGSSITGGLESARSTMLAPLRTLTSTIDGALKFAGLSGGEAGGKAMSEAFSEFGKGITYSVGSWGIGFAIGNSISTGISSALSAAKSAIFDFNSQLQSAQISFGTLLGSDSAGSAMLNQIKQFALSTPYQFGDLIDASQKLLALGISANNIIPDLRGLGDATSALGGDSAKLNGVVQIFGEMQSKGQIMEANIRELQIRGIPALQILANEYGVSTTEFQKMVKSGKVMADDALPRLIDGLEKGTKSTQAMGGEMAKQSLTFKGSMSNLKDGLTQFAAGAGKPVFDLVNSLTAKLANFASGPKMQSLVAPISKDIAAGLKDFVGWLDKLGGYLMRAAPLVKDLVHNLVEFSILKQVFQAVGPVLLAVAQAIGAIGANKTAAEVIADLIEGFIFLKGAQEAWNAVMAITDALMEMNPLGLLVLGVSALVIGLTALYQHSKTFRDILADIGGVAGVVWSALVTGFDFVKGVVADAFGFVERIFKSIFDSGPARGFFSWLSAQFSFLRMVVVAEIGLVGAIFAWLYGNVFAPIGSAIVAAIQGVGAVFVWLWKNILSPVVDGIWFTLRLLFVIVTTLIVTPFLIAYHLLEPLLKALWHSFSFAFGEIGKLAVWLWKNALKPAFDWIGGLFSGQLSAAIVRFWRSDVEPAFRGIGEAGTWLWKNVFVPVGHGISDVLSWIGDGAVWLWKNVLFPAYVGIAVMIGALGAVFAWLWQNAIGPALSDIADGATWLWKNALEPAFHGIADSAQWLYINVLKPVFDGIGTAAKWVYDNALHPVFDDFVRGLQTVGDWAKKLYDDDIKPVFDKIGSVISGTLKDVKTGFDTAVSGINAAWSGLVDDLKGPVSFLVNTVYTNGIEEVWNYVADKVGIPKLPDAPHFATGGVVDGPQSAGDWIPIYATAGEGILTTGEMDALGGPSGFRALRAMLGGRKESSGDGHFNDGGIVGTLWGGIKSVVSAAGSGLGSLESFADRIVTGALQSVAKDMLKPVLGELGDMMPGPSTMLKSLVTGIPSALIDKLIGWFGQKDKTDQAQASAGIPTQVASWIDEAERYANVGSDWTPGLGTIIHYESGGDPNIVQQIQDVNSASHDPARGLMQTIMATFEAYRLPSLPDNVFDPVANIVAGIRYILARYGSIRNVPGLKSLAAGGPYVGYATGTNSAPPGWAWVGEQGPELLRFSGGEAVIPASRSLDLAKRWSAPQYSAPASGAVASAPPIVNVFIDGEKFDGRIRVQIEDNNNRLAQILNGGVIA from the coding sequence ATGGCTGGCGGTACGACTGCCAGATCAGCTGGCGTTGCCTACATCGATCTGGCGGTTGGCGATGCTCAGGCACTGATTGACGGCATCACTCGGATTGTCCGTCAGGCCGCTTCCACGGCTCAGGAAGAGCTGAGCCGTGGCTTTGATGTCTCCGGCAACGTCGGCTCCTTTCAGGCCCTGGTCGACGCTGCCGCTACGGCGTCTGCTGACGCCGCACAGAGCATCACTGGTGCGCTTACGGGGGCCGCTCAGGAGTCGTCGACCAGTATTGGCGACAGCATCACCAATGCCGTCTCTGAGGCTGCTACAGCAGCCAGTGAATCTCTCGTTAGCACTCTGGGAGATGCCGGCCGACAGGCCGGGGAACAGATGGCGTTGAATTTTGAGGAAGCCACCCAAAATTTTCAACTCACCTTCTTCGATGAAGAGGACATTGCACGGGCGACAGAACAGGCGCGGCTAGCCGCCGAACGCGCGGCGGATGAGTTCGCCCGCGTGCTGAGCATGCAGATGTCTCATGACTTCGATGCCTCGAACGCCTCTCTCGGAAGTGTTTTCTCCAGTTTCCAGCTTCAAGGTCTTACCAATGACGTTCGTGGCTTCACTGACGCCTTGACCGGTGGCCTTCGCTTCGCGGCCACTGGGATATCTCAGCTCCGCGAAGATCTCGGGTCCTCAATTACTGGCGGCCTAGAGTCCGCTCGATCGACCATGCTCGCGCCTCTTAGGACGCTGACCAGCACGATTGATGGCGCACTAAAGTTCGCTGGTCTGAGCGGTGGCGAAGCCGGCGGCAAGGCCATGTCCGAGGCCTTCAGCGAGTTCGGAAAGGGAATCACCTATTCCGTCGGCTCCTGGGGAATCGGCTTCGCGATCGGCAACTCGATCTCTACGGGGATCTCCTCCGCACTGAGCGCGGCCAAGTCCGCAATCTTCGATTTCAACTCTCAGCTTCAGTCGGCCCAGATTTCTTTCGGCACTCTGCTGGGATCTGATTCCGCTGGTTCGGCCATGCTGAACCAGATCAAGCAATTCGCCCTGTCGACGCCATATCAGTTTGGCGATCTGATCGACGCCTCTCAGAAGCTTCTCGCCCTTGGCATCTCCGCCAACAACATCATTCCTGATCTGCGTGGTCTGGGTGACGCAACTTCTGCTCTCGGCGGCGACTCCGCAAAGCTCAACGGAGTCGTGCAGATTTTCGGCGAGATGCAATCCAAGGGCCAGATCATGGAAGCCAATATCCGAGAACTTCAGATTCGCGGTATCCCGGCTCTCCAGATCCTCGCCAATGAGTACGGCGTCTCGACCACCGAATTTCAGAAGATGGTCAAGTCCGGCAAGGTCATGGCGGATGACGCGCTTCCCCGGCTGATTGACGGCCTTGAGAAGGGCACGAAGTCGACTCAGGCCATGGGCGGCGAGATGGCGAAGCAGTCACTCACCTTCAAGGGCTCGATGAGCAACCTGAAAGACGGCTTGACTCAATTCGCAGCCGGCGCCGGGAAGCCCGTCTTCGACCTTGTCAACAGCTTGACTGCGAAGCTTGCGAATTTTGCCTCTGGCCCAAAGATGCAGAGCTTGGTTGCTCCAATATCGAAGGATATCGCTGCCGGCCTCAAAGACTTTGTGGGCTGGCTAGACAAGCTTGGCGGGTACCTGATGCGAGCGGCACCGCTCGTTAAGGACCTGGTACACAACTTGGTCGAATTCTCGATCCTAAAGCAGGTCTTTCAGGCCGTTGGCCCTGTTCTCCTTGCGGTCGCTCAAGCCATCGGCGCCATCGGCGCCAACAAGACGGCAGCGGAAGTTATTGCCGACTTGATCGAGGGCTTCATCTTTCTGAAGGGTGCTCAGGAAGCTTGGAACGCGGTCATGGCAATCACGGATGCCCTGATGGAGATGAACCCTCTCGGGCTCCTTGTTCTGGGAGTCTCCGCGCTTGTCATCGGCCTCACCGCGCTCTATCAGCATTCGAAAACCTTCCGGGACATCCTCGCCGATATCGGCGGCGTTGCAGGGGTTGTCTGGTCGGCCCTGGTTACCGGGTTCGACTTCGTCAAGGGCGTCGTTGCGGATGCCTTCGGATTCGTAGAGCGCATTTTTAAGAGCATCTTCGATAGTGGTCCAGCCCGCGGTTTCTTCTCTTGGCTCTCGGCTCAGTTCAGCTTCCTCCGAATGGTTGTGGTTGCCGAGATTGGCCTTGTAGGCGCCATCTTCGCGTGGCTCTACGGGAACGTCTTTGCCCCGATAGGTTCGGCGATCGTTGCAGCGATTCAAGGAGTCGGAGCTGTTTTTGTCTGGCTCTGGAAGAACATCCTCTCGCCGGTCGTTGATGGAATCTGGTTTACCCTACGGCTCTTGTTCGTGATCGTCACGACGCTGATCGTGACACCATTCCTCATTGCTTACCACCTGCTAGAACCCCTCTTGAAGGCGCTGTGGCACTCTTTTTCGTTTGCCTTTGGCGAAATCGGAAAGCTTGCCGTCTGGCTCTGGAAAAACGCGCTTAAGCCGGCATTCGACTGGATTGGCGGGCTATTCAGCGGTCAGCTCTCAGCGGCCATTGTGAGGTTCTGGCGCTCGGATGTCGAGCCCGCGTTCCGCGGTATAGGCGAGGCCGGAACTTGGCTGTGGAAAAACGTTTTTGTCCCTGTGGGTCACGGCATCTCCGATGTCTTGTCGTGGATCGGAGATGGAGCCGTCTGGCTCTGGAAGAACGTGCTTTTCCCGGCCTATGTCGGTATAGCGGTCATGATCGGCGCTCTAGGCGCCGTCTTCGCGTGGCTCTGGCAAAATGCGATCGGACCGGCCCTCAGCGACATTGCTGACGGGGCTACATGGCTCTGGAAGAACGCACTAGAGCCCGCTTTTCACGGGATAGCTGATAGCGCTCAGTGGCTCTACATCAACGTCCTGAAGCCTGTTTTCGACGGGATCGGAACGGCGGCAAAGTGGGTCTACGACAATGCCCTCCACCCCGTCTTCGACGACTTCGTCCGCGGGTTGCAAACTGTCGGAGACTGGGCCAAGAAACTCTATGACGACGACATCAAGCCTGTCTTCGACAAGATCGGCTCCGTAATATCGGGAACGCTGAAAGACGTCAAGACCGGATTCGATACTGCGGTCTCCGGAATTAACGCAGCCTGGTCCGGACTGGTTGACGACCTAAAGGGCCCTGTCTCATTCCTGGTCAATACTGTTTATACCAACGGCATTGAAGAGGTGTGGAATTACGTAGCCGACAAGGTCGGCATCCCCAAACTGCCGGACGCTCCTCACTTTGCGACTGGCGGCGTGGTCGACGGACCGCAGTCCGCCGGCGACTGGATTCCGATCTATGCCACGGCCGGCGAAGGCATCCTGACCACTGGCGAGATGGACGCCCTCGGCGGTCCATCCGGATTCCGTGCACTCCGAGCGATGCTCGGTGGTCGCAAGGAGTCCTCCGGAGATGGTCACTTCAATGACGGTGGCATCGTCGGAACCCTCTGGGGCGGCATCAAGTCGGTTGTCAGCGCTGCGGGTTCAGGGCTCGGCTCACTTGAGAGCTTTGCAGATCGGATCGTCACAGGCGCTCTGCAGAGCGTTGCGAAGGACATGCTGAAGCCGGTTCTGGGCGAGCTGGGCGACATGATGCCCGGTCCCTCGACCATGCTGAAGAGCTTGGTCACCGGGATTCCAAGTGCCTTGATAGACAAGCTCATCGGATGGTTTGGGCAGAAGGATAAGACTGATCAGGCGCAAGCCTCTGCCGGCATCCCGACTCAGGTTGCGAGTTGGATCGATGAGGCAGAACGGTATGCCAATGTCGGATCCGACTGGACTCCTGGCCTTGGCACGATAATCCACTATGAGTCTGGCGGAGATCCCAATATCGTTCAGCAGATTCAGGACGTTAACTCCGCATCGCACGACCCGGCGCGCGGGCTCATGCAGACGATCATGGCAACTTTTGAGGCCTATCGGCTGCCGTCCTTGCCGGACAACGTATTCGATCCGGTGGCCAACATCGTGGCTGGCATCAGGTACATCCTGGCCCGCTACGGTTCCATCCGGAACGTGCCGGGCCTCAAGTCGCTTGCCGCTGGCGGACCCTACGTTGGATATGCCACCGGGACGAACTCGGCTCCGCCCGGTTGGGCATGGGTCGGGGAGCAAGGGCCGGAGCTACTGCGGTTCTCTGGTGGAGAGGCTGTCATCCCTGCCTCACGGAGCCTCGATCTGGCTAAGCGGTGGTCTGCTCCGCAGTACTCGGCGCCGGCTTCCGGCGCTGTCGCTTCGGCTCCGCCGATCGTCAACGTGTTCATTGATGGCGAGAAATTCGACGGCCGAATTCGGGTCCAGATCGAGGACAACAACAACCGTTTGGCTCAGATCCTGAATGGGGGTGTCATCGCGTGA